One window of Vitis riparia cultivar Riparia Gloire de Montpellier isolate 1030 chromosome 5, EGFV_Vit.rip_1.0, whole genome shotgun sequence genomic DNA carries:
- the LOC117914579 gene encoding uncharacterized WD repeat-containing protein C2A9.03-like isoform X2, translating into MSLEPADEYDYMAEDEDMADFVDDMNEDNNERGGAEMGDDEYNMLTKVTDTSSAQARSGKDIQGIPWNRLNITRENYRVTRLEQYKNYENVPSSGDAVDKECKQMEKGGNYFEFFHNTRLVKPTILHFQLRNLVWATSKHDVYLMSNYSVMHWSSISSNLSELLNFSGHVAPSEKHPGSILEGFMQTQISTLAVKDNFLVAGGFQGELTCKRLDKEGVSFCTRTTYDDNAITNALEIYDSPRGGIHFMASNNDCGVREYDMESFQLLNHFRFPWPVNHTSISPDRKLITVVGDHLDGLLVDSHNGKTVSAVVGHLDYSFASAWHPNGNIFATGNQDKTCRVWDARKVGTPIAVLKGNLGAVRSIRFSSDGQFMVVAEPADFVHVYDTKADYKMRQEIDFFGEISGVSLSPDDEALYIGIWDRTYASLLQYNKRHKYGYLDCYL; encoded by the exons ATGTCTTTGGAGCCGGCGGATGAATATGATTACATGGCTGAAGATGAGGATATGGCTGattttgtggatgacatgaatgaggATAACAATGAAAGAGGTGGTGCAGAAATGGGGGATGATGAGTATAATATG CTCACTAAGGTGACAGACACATCCTCTGCTCAAGCAAGGAGTGGAAAAGATATTCAGGGCATTCCTTGGAACAGACTGAATATAACAAGGGAAAACTATAGAGTGACTAGACTTGAACAGTACAAGAATTATGAAAATGTTCCGTCATCTGGAGATGCTGTGGATAAG GAATGCAAACAAATGGAGAAAGGTGGGAACTACTTTGAATTCTTCCATAATACAAGATTGGTTAAGCCTACAATCCTTCACTTTCAG CTCAGGAACTTGGTTTGGGCTACTTCAAAACATGATGTCTATCTCATGTCTAACTATTCTGTTATGCATTGGTCATCAATATCTTCAAATTTGTCAGAGCTCCTGAATTTTTCTGGACATGTGGCTCCTTCTGAG AAACATCCCGGGAGCATATTAGAAGGTTTCATGCAAACTCAGATAAGTACATTGGCTGTCAAGGATAATTTTCTAGTTGCTGGTGGCTTCCAAGGAGAACTTACTTGTAAG CGTTTGGATAAAGAGGGAGTAAGCTTCTGTACCCGAACCACTTATGATGACAATGCCATTACAAATGCTCTTGAGATATATGACAGTCCAAG GGGCGGAATCCATTTCATGGCATCTAACAACGATTGTGGTGTAAGAGAGTATGACATGGAGAGCTTTCAGCTTTTGAATCACTTCCGCTTCCCTTGGCCAGTGAAT CATACATCAATAAGCCCAGACCGCAAGCTTATTACTGTTGTTGGAGATCACCTAGATGGATTGCTGGTGGATTCCCATAATGGAAAG aCTGTGAGCGCTGTGGTAGGTCATCTAGATTACTCTTTTGCTTCAGCTTGGCATCCAAACGGAAACATCTTTGCGACAGGGAACCAGGACAAAACATGCCGGGTGTGGGATGCAAGGAAAGTTGGAACCCCCATTGCAGTTCTCAAGGGAAACTTGGGTGCAGTTCGATCAATACGGTTCTCATCAGATGGGCAGTTCATGGTGGTGGCAGAACCTGCAGATTTTGTGCATGTGTATGACACAAAAGCGGACTACAAGATGCGGCAAGAGATAGACTTCTTTGGGGAGATATCAGGGGTGTCCCTCAGTCCAGATGACGAGGCACTCTATATAGGAATTTGGGATCGGACCTATGCAAGCTTGCTACAATACAACAAAAGGCATAAATATGGATATCTGGATTGCTACCTGTAA
- the LOC117914579 gene encoding uncharacterized WD repeat-containing protein C2A9.03-like isoform X1, translated as MVLSMQMIVFATVLIYLYILLGFQDNWVLGAVEGYSLNSMSLEPADEYDYMAEDEDMADFVDDMNEDNNERGGAEMGDDEYNMLTKVTDTSSAQARSGKDIQGIPWNRLNITRENYRVTRLEQYKNYENVPSSGDAVDKECKQMEKGGNYFEFFHNTRLVKPTILHFQLRNLVWATSKHDVYLMSNYSVMHWSSISSNLSELLNFSGHVAPSEKHPGSILEGFMQTQISTLAVKDNFLVAGGFQGELTCKRLDKEGVSFCTRTTYDDNAITNALEIYDSPRGGIHFMASNNDCGVREYDMESFQLLNHFRFPWPVNHTSISPDRKLITVVGDHLDGLLVDSHNGKTVSAVVGHLDYSFASAWHPNGNIFATGNQDKTCRVWDARKVGTPIAVLKGNLGAVRSIRFSSDGQFMVVAEPADFVHVYDTKADYKMRQEIDFFGEISGVSLSPDDEALYIGIWDRTYASLLQYNKRHKYGYLDCYL; from the exons ATGGTTTTGTCCATGCAAATGATAGTGTTTGCTActgttttgatttatttatatattttgttgggTTTTCAGGATAATTGGGTTTTGGGGGCAGTTGAAGGATATTCTCT AAATAGCATGTCTTTGGAGCCGGCGGATGAATATGATTACATGGCTGAAGATGAGGATATGGCTGattttgtggatgacatgaatgaggATAACAATGAAAGAGGTGGTGCAGAAATGGGGGATGATGAGTATAATATG CTCACTAAGGTGACAGACACATCCTCTGCTCAAGCAAGGAGTGGAAAAGATATTCAGGGCATTCCTTGGAACAGACTGAATATAACAAGGGAAAACTATAGAGTGACTAGACTTGAACAGTACAAGAATTATGAAAATGTTCCGTCATCTGGAGATGCTGTGGATAAG GAATGCAAACAAATGGAGAAAGGTGGGAACTACTTTGAATTCTTCCATAATACAAGATTGGTTAAGCCTACAATCCTTCACTTTCAG CTCAGGAACTTGGTTTGGGCTACTTCAAAACATGATGTCTATCTCATGTCTAACTATTCTGTTATGCATTGGTCATCAATATCTTCAAATTTGTCAGAGCTCCTGAATTTTTCTGGACATGTGGCTCCTTCTGAG AAACATCCCGGGAGCATATTAGAAGGTTTCATGCAAACTCAGATAAGTACATTGGCTGTCAAGGATAATTTTCTAGTTGCTGGTGGCTTCCAAGGAGAACTTACTTGTAAG CGTTTGGATAAAGAGGGAGTAAGCTTCTGTACCCGAACCACTTATGATGACAATGCCATTACAAATGCTCTTGAGATATATGACAGTCCAAG GGGCGGAATCCATTTCATGGCATCTAACAACGATTGTGGTGTAAGAGAGTATGACATGGAGAGCTTTCAGCTTTTGAATCACTTCCGCTTCCCTTGGCCAGTGAAT CATACATCAATAAGCCCAGACCGCAAGCTTATTACTGTTGTTGGAGATCACCTAGATGGATTGCTGGTGGATTCCCATAATGGAAAG aCTGTGAGCGCTGTGGTAGGTCATCTAGATTACTCTTTTGCTTCAGCTTGGCATCCAAACGGAAACATCTTTGCGACAGGGAACCAGGACAAAACATGCCGGGTGTGGGATGCAAGGAAAGTTGGAACCCCCATTGCAGTTCTCAAGGGAAACTTGGGTGCAGTTCGATCAATACGGTTCTCATCAGATGGGCAGTTCATGGTGGTGGCAGAACCTGCAGATTTTGTGCATGTGTATGACACAAAAGCGGACTACAAGATGCGGCAAGAGATAGACTTCTTTGGGGAGATATCAGGGGTGTCCCTCAGTCCAGATGACGAGGCACTCTATATAGGAATTTGGGATCGGACCTATGCAAGCTTGCTACAATACAACAAAAGGCATAAATATGGATATCTGGATTGCTACCTGTAA